The following coding sequences lie in one Synechococcus sp. PCC 7336 genomic window:
- the thiO gene encoding glycine oxidase ThiO, which yields MPRWDVLVVGGGAIGMAIAFELALAGRQVAIADRDRFGRQASWAAAGMLAPRAEALPLGPMLDLCLHSLALYADWSAKLEQISGIDTGYWPCGILLPQAQPPLNGPAPDWLTRDALDRRQPGLGDRICGATWLPQEGQVDNRQLVQSLRAALLQVGVTALAHAEVEDWIVEGDRVAAVQTPRGRLEADIFVAAAGAFSGQLLPLPVRPLKGQMLQVFDPKRRLQHILFGEGIYIVPRRDGRIAIGATMEEVGFEPGNTAGGIQQLLNDAIALFPPVAEMPLQAQWWGYRPATPDELPILGRGPQQNLYLATGHHRNGILLTPATAEAIAQLVLTGVSHRPLEPFSWRRFASSPAASLC from the coding sequence GTGCCCAGATGGGATGTTTTGGTGGTGGGGGGTGGCGCGATTGGGATGGCGATCGCCTTCGAGCTGGCGCTAGCGGGTCGGCAGGTTGCAATCGCGGATCGCGATCGCTTTGGCCGGCAGGCCAGTTGGGCCGCAGCAGGTATGTTGGCTCCTAGAGCTGAAGCCCTTCCCCTCGGTCCTATGCTCGATTTGTGTTTGCACAGCCTCGCCCTCTATGCCGATTGGAGCGCCAAACTGGAGCAAATCTCCGGCATAGACACTGGCTATTGGCCCTGTGGAATTTTGTTGCCGCAAGCGCAGCCTCCCCTCAATGGCCCCGCTCCTGATTGGCTGACGAGAGACGCCCTCGATCGCCGACAGCCGGGATTGGGCGATCGCATCTGCGGGGCCACTTGGCTGCCGCAAGAAGGGCAGGTGGACAACCGTCAACTGGTGCAGTCTCTGCGGGCGGCGCTACTGCAGGTGGGAGTCACCGCGCTTGCCCATGCCGAAGTCGAAGATTGGATCGTGGAGGGCGATCGCGTGGCGGCCGTGCAAACTCCGCGCGGTCGCTTGGAAGCGGATATCTTCGTGGCGGCGGCGGGAGCCTTTTCGGGACAACTGCTGCCATTGCCGGTGCGGCCGCTTAAAGGGCAGATGTTACAGGTTTTCGACCCCAAGCGGCGGTTGCAACACATTCTGTTTGGGGAGGGCATTTACATCGTGCCCCGCCGAGATGGCCGGATTGCGATCGGAGCCACGATGGAAGAAGTGGGCTTCGAACCGGGCAATACCGCAGGCGGCATTCAACAATTGTTGAACGATGCCATCGCCCTCTTTCCCCCCGTTGCCGAAATGCCCCTGCAAGCACAATGGTGGGGCTATCGACCTGCCACCCCCGACGAACTCCCTATTTTGGGGCGGGGACCGCAGCAGAATCTCTATTTGGCGACGGGACATCACCGCAACGGGATTTTATTGACGCCTGCAACTGCAGAGGCGATCGCCCAGCTCGTACTTACAGGGGTCAGTCATCGCCCCCTAGAGCCCTTCAGTTGGCGGCGATTTGCCAGCTCCCCCGCCGCGAGTTTGTGCTAG
- a CDS encoding DJ-1 family glyoxalase III: MVRVLVPLPDGFEEIEAISIIDILRRAEIDVVVAGLSQPGAAVTGSHQIPVLPDTTLDETWSETLASSFDALVIPGGPGVKALLDNPKIGQLARQFSQARKCTAAICAAPLVLSQAGLLHDRTATSFPSTQDQMEVADYSQERVVVDGHIVTSRGAGTAVEFALQVVAELRGPTKAAEVSAAIVSTWLPQAIATPQSTRSSTCGANAG; this comes from the coding sequence GTGGTTCGCGTATTAGTTCCTTTGCCAGACGGTTTTGAAGAAATCGAAGCTATCTCGATTATCGATATTCTGCGTCGTGCCGAGATCGATGTGGTGGTGGCGGGCCTCTCCCAACCGGGCGCTGCGGTCACCGGCAGCCACCAAATTCCCGTGCTGCCCGACACCACGCTGGACGAAACTTGGAGCGAGACGCTGGCCAGCTCGTTCGATGCCCTCGTCATCCCCGGCGGTCCTGGCGTCAAAGCGTTGTTAGACAACCCCAAAATTGGGCAACTCGCCCGCCAATTTAGCCAAGCCCGCAAATGCACCGCTGCCATCTGCGCAGCCCCATTGGTCCTTTCCCAGGCTGGATTGCTGCACGATCGCACCGCCACCAGCTTCCCCTCCACCCAAGACCAAATGGAGGTGGCTGATTACAGCCAAGAGCGTGTTGTGGTGGATGGTCACATCGTCACCAGTCGCGGTGCTGGAACTGCGGTTGAATTCGCACTACAGGTGGTGGCCGAATTGAGGGGCCCGACAAAAGCGGCTGAAGTGAGTGCAGCCATCGTGTCTACTTGGCTCCCCCAGGCGATCGCGACTCCGCAATCCACTCGTTCGAGCACCTGCGGTGCAAATGCAGGATGA
- the fmt gene encoding methionyl-tRNA formyltransferase, producing the protein MKVVFFGTPSFALPTLQALIDRPEFDVQAVISQPDRPKGRGKKLQPTPVKALARAHDIPVWQPERLKRSPEMLRALDALNADVFVVVAYGQILSPQVLAMPRLGCVNVHGSLLPAYRGAAPIQWAIANGETETGITTILMDAGMDKGDMLLKTAVPIDPNCTAPELADTLAPLGAELLVETLLKLEAGALTPEPQQEELATYAPLLQKSDFAIDWSQAAIALHNQIRAFHPNCFSDFGGQRCKILRSEAPPEGDAIGVAPPGTVLDILKNQGFSIQTGSGPLLLKQVQLSGKKAQSAWDFANGVRLQPGQQLGS; encoded by the coding sequence ATGAAGGTTGTCTTCTTCGGCACCCCCAGCTTTGCACTCCCTACCCTACAAGCCCTCATCGATCGCCCAGAGTTCGACGTACAAGCCGTCATCTCTCAACCCGATCGCCCCAAAGGTCGCGGCAAAAAACTCCAACCCACCCCTGTCAAAGCGCTGGCCCGAGCGCACGATATCCCCGTGTGGCAACCGGAGCGGTTGAAACGGTCCCCCGAAATGCTTCGGGCTCTGGATGCTTTGAACGCAGATGTCTTTGTGGTTGTGGCCTACGGGCAGATCCTCTCCCCCCAAGTCTTAGCCATGCCTCGGCTGGGCTGCGTAAACGTACACGGTTCCCTGCTACCGGCCTATCGCGGTGCTGCACCGATTCAGTGGGCGATCGCCAATGGCGAAACCGAAACGGGCATCACCACTATATTGATGGATGCAGGCATGGATAAGGGCGATATGCTGCTCAAAACGGCTGTGCCCATTGACCCAAATTGCACTGCGCCGGAGCTGGCGGATACATTGGCTCCACTGGGGGCCGAACTGCTGGTGGAAACTCTGTTGAAATTAGAGGCTGGCGCATTGACTCCCGAACCGCAACAGGAGGAATTAGCTACCTACGCCCCCCTCTTACAAAAATCGGACTTTGCCATCGATTGGTCGCAAGCCGCGATCGCTCTCCACAATCAAATTCGAGCCTTTCACCCCAATTGCTTCTCAGATTTCGGCGGCCAGCGGTGCAAAATTCTGCGTTCCGAAGCTCCCCCTGAAGGAGATGCGATCGGGGTCGCCCCTCCGGGCACTGTACTGGACATTTTGAAAAACCAGGGCTTTAGCATCCAAACCGGCAGCGGCCCGCTGCTGCTCAAACAAGTTCAGTTGTCCGGTAAAAAAGCACAATCCGCTTGGGACTTTGCCAATGGAGTACGGTTACAACCCGGCCAACAGTTGGGTTCCTAA
- a CDS encoding 16S rRNA (cytosine(967)-C(5))-methyltransferase, which translates to MTSSARYLAFLTLRQMDRQDAFANIALDRVLAKARAQEVDRHLATELVYGIVRHQRTLDSLIEQFGRRSASQQPPALRRILQIGFYQLRYLDRIPASAAVNTTVELAHRCQLGRLSKVANGILRTYLRTPKDKVLPRHDNPVTDLALRYSYPDWLVELWIDRLGGEEAETLCAWFNRPPAIDLRVNRLQTSVDRVRAALQSVSVEAQPLGDIPGSLRLNGHVGAIANLPGFAEGHWSVQDASAQQVAQLLNPKPGEIVIDCCAAPGGKTTHIAELMGDRGTVWALDRHAGRLERVNVNARRLQLNCIQTRAVDLAAESPLPDELPQAGSCDRVLVDAPCSGLGTLHRHADARWRQKPEKIAELTQLQAKILDRAATWVKPNGAMVYSTCTTHPEENRQQVERFLSHHPDWRIDPAVEPQQIWPHRSDRDGFYMARLCKQ; encoded by the coding sequence GTGACAAGTTCGGCCCGCTACCTAGCATTTCTGACTCTACGTCAGATGGATCGTCAAGATGCCTTTGCCAATATTGCGCTCGATCGCGTGCTGGCAAAAGCTCGGGCCCAAGAGGTCGATCGCCATCTCGCCACAGAGTTGGTCTACGGCATCGTTCGCCACCAACGCACCCTCGACAGCCTGATCGAACAATTCGGCCGCAGGTCTGCCTCCCAACAACCGCCAGCCCTGCGGCGAATTTTGCAAATTGGCTTTTATCAACTGCGATATCTCGATCGCATTCCGGCCTCGGCTGCCGTCAACACCACTGTCGAGCTGGCTCACCGCTGCCAGCTCGGTCGCCTCTCTAAGGTGGCTAATGGAATTTTGCGAACCTATTTGCGGACCCCAAAAGATAAGGTTTTGCCCCGCCACGACAATCCCGTCACCGATCTAGCCCTGCGTTACAGCTATCCAGATTGGCTGGTGGAGTTGTGGATCGATCGGCTCGGTGGCGAAGAAGCAGAAACGTTGTGCGCCTGGTTCAATCGTCCGCCCGCGATCGATCTGCGGGTGAATCGCTTGCAAACTAGCGTCGATCGAGTTCGAGCAGCGTTACAGTCGGTTAGTGTTGAGGCTCAACCTCTGGGAGACATTCCCGGATCGCTGCGGCTCAACGGTCATGTGGGGGCGATCGCCAACCTACCCGGATTTGCCGAAGGCCATTGGAGCGTACAGGATGCCAGTGCCCAGCAAGTGGCTCAACTCTTGAACCCGAAACCAGGAGAGATCGTTATCGATTGTTGTGCAGCTCCCGGCGGCAAAACCACTCACATCGCCGAATTAATGGGCGATCGCGGGACTGTTTGGGCTCTAGATCGTCATGCGGGCAGGCTCGAACGGGTGAATGTGAATGCTCGGCGCTTGCAGCTCAATTGCATTCAGACTCGCGCTGTCGATTTAGCTGCGGAGTCCCCTCTCCCGGACGAATTGCCGCAGGCGGGGAGTTGCGATCGCGTTCTCGTCGATGCCCCCTGTTCCGGTCTGGGTACTCTCCACCGCCATGCAGATGCTCGCTGGCGGCAGAAGCCAGAAAAGATTGCGGAACTGACGCAACTGCAAGCAAAAATCCTCGATCGCGCTGCAACTTGGGTCAAACCTAATGGCGCGATGGTCTATTCCACCTGCACCACCCATCCCGAGGAAAATCGACAGCAAGTCGAGCGATTTCTCAGCCACCATCCCGACTGGAGAATAGACCCCGCGGTCGAACCTCAACAAATTTGGCCCCACCGCAGCGATCGAGATGGCTTTTATATGGCCCGATTGTGCAAGCAATGA
- a CDS encoding AbrB family transcriptional regulator, with protein sequence MSDIPEAPLTGKALLQKVESLSHLNKRETAKRCGYITHTKDNKPRVNLTDFYDAVLAAKGIELTPGVARDRRGREPTYRVSVHRNGQIIIGAAYTQKMNLKPGDEFEIQLGYKHIHLKQLTDGKSAED encoded by the coding sequence ATGTCAGACATTCCAGAAGCCCCTCTAACCGGTAAAGCGTTGTTGCAAAAAGTGGAGTCCCTCTCTCATTTGAACAAACGCGAAACTGCCAAGCGATGCGGTTACATTACCCATACGAAGGATAATAAGCCGCGTGTCAACTTAACGGATTTCTACGATGCGGTGTTGGCCGCTAAAGGTATCGAGCTGACACCAGGGGTCGCCCGCGATCGTCGGGGTCGCGAACCGACGTATCGCGTCAGCGTCCATCGAAATGGCCAAATTATTATTGGCGCTGCCTACACACAAAAAATGAACCTCAAGCCTGGAGACGAGTTTGAGATTCAACTGGGTTACAAGCACATTCATCTCAAGCAGTTGACTGATGGCAAATCTGCTGAGGACTAG
- the ahcY gene encoding adenosylhomocysteinase: MVTTAPTAVDNDVKDLSLAPQGKQRIEWAAREMPVLAQIRDRFAAEKPLQGIRLSACCHVTTETANLAIALQAGGADAVLIASNPLSTQDDVAACLAADYGIPVYAQKGEDNAMYRRHVQIALDHKPNIIIDDGSDVTATLISERQDQIGDIIGTTEETTTGIVRLQAMFNDGVLTFPAVNVNDADTKHFFDNRYGTGQSTLDGIIRATNILLAGKTIVVVGYGWCGKGTALRARGMGGNIIVTEINPVRAIEAVMDGFRVMPMSAAAAQGDIFITVTGNKHVIRAEHFAVMRDGAIVCNSGHFDIEIDLESLGAEAVEVRDARNFVQEYKLKSGKSIVVLGEGRLINLAAAEGHPSAVMDMSFANQALACEYLVKNKGQLQPGLLSVPTEVDREIARLKLAAMGIEIDRLTAEQIEYLSSWTVGT, translated from the coding sequence ATGGTTACTACTGCTCCAACTGCCGTCGATAACGACGTCAAAGATTTGAGTTTGGCCCCTCAGGGCAAACAGCGGATTGAGTGGGCGGCACGCGAAATGCCCGTACTGGCTCAAATTCGCGATCGCTTTGCGGCTGAAAAACCCTTACAGGGGATTCGGCTATCCGCTTGCTGCCACGTCACCACCGAAACCGCCAATTTGGCGATCGCCCTGCAAGCGGGGGGAGCTGACGCTGTTCTGATTGCCAGCAACCCGCTTTCTACACAAGACGATGTCGCCGCCTGCTTGGCGGCCGACTACGGCATTCCCGTCTACGCCCAAAAGGGTGAAGACAATGCCATGTATCGCCGCCACGTCCAGATCGCTTTGGACCACAAGCCCAACATCATCATTGATGACGGCAGCGACGTTACCGCCACTCTCATCTCCGAGCGCCAAGACCAAATTGGCGACATCATCGGTACCACCGAAGAAACGACAACGGGCATCGTGCGCCTGCAGGCAATGTTTAACGACGGCGTACTCACCTTTCCCGCAGTCAATGTGAACGACGCAGACACCAAGCACTTTTTCGACAACCGCTATGGTACCGGTCAATCCACCCTCGACGGTATTATTCGCGCCACCAATATTCTATTGGCGGGTAAGACCATTGTGGTGGTGGGTTATGGCTGGTGCGGCAAGGGCACGGCACTGCGGGCTCGCGGCATGGGCGGCAATATTATCGTCACCGAAATCAATCCGGTGCGCGCGATTGAAGCGGTGATGGATGGGTTCCGCGTCATGCCCATGTCGGCAGCGGCGGCGCAAGGGGATATTTTCATTACGGTGACCGGCAACAAGCACGTGATTCGGGCCGAGCACTTCGCCGTGATGCGGGATGGGGCGATCGTCTGCAACTCCGGTCACTTCGACATTGAAATCGATCTGGAGTCTCTCGGTGCTGAAGCGGTTGAGGTAAGGGATGCCCGCAATTTCGTGCAGGAGTACAAACTCAAGAGCGGCAAATCCATTGTCGTGCTGGGGGAAGGTCGTTTGATCAACCTGGCGGCAGCTGAGGGGCATCCCAGCGCGGTGATGGATATGAGCTTTGCCAACCAAGCGCTGGCTTGCGAATATTTGGTGAAGAATAAAGGCCAGCTACAGCCCGGTTTGCTGTCTGTTCCCACCGAGGTGGATCGAGAGATTGCTCGCCTGAAGTTAGCTGCGATGGGTATCGAAATCGATCGCCTTACTGCCGAGCAGATTGAGTACCTCAGCTCCTGGACTGTGGGCACCTAA
- the purB gene encoding adenylosuccinate lyase yields MIERYTLPEMGRLWTDTYKFQTWLQVEIAVCEAQAELQLIPAAAVEEIKAKAAFSTERVLEIEAEVHHDTIAFLTNVNESVGDAGRYIHLGLTSSDVIDTALSLQLVASLEILLPCLDDAIAAIRGRAREHRYTLMVGRTHGIHAEPITFGFKLAGWLAECLRHRDRLSRLRQSVAIGKISGAVGTYANVSPKIEQLTCERLGLRPDLASTQVISRDLHAEYVQTLATIGASIERFAVEIRNLQRTDVLEVEEFFAKGQKGSSAMPHKRNPIKSEQLTGLARLLRGYAVSAVENMALWHERDISHSSVERTILPDSSILCHYMLVKFTSLMANLQVHADNMLRNLNVYGGAIFSQQVLLALVQKGLTREAAYAIVQRNAHTAWNQPDGDFKANVFADEEVTEHLSAEEIGACFDAKRHLKHLDTVFDRLGI; encoded by the coding sequence TTGATCGAACGCTACACCTTGCCTGAAATGGGACGGCTTTGGACAGATACGTATAAATTTCAGACTTGGCTGCAGGTTGAAATCGCGGTGTGCGAGGCTCAGGCAGAGCTGCAGTTGATTCCAGCCGCTGCCGTTGAAGAAATTAAGGCCAAGGCAGCTTTTTCGACCGAGCGCGTCCTCGAAATTGAGGCAGAAGTCCATCACGACACGATCGCCTTCCTCACTAACGTGAACGAGTCCGTTGGGGATGCAGGACGATACATCCATCTCGGCTTAACCAGTTCTGACGTTATCGATACAGCCCTATCCTTGCAGTTAGTTGCCTCTCTAGAGATTTTGCTGCCCTGTTTGGATGACGCCATTGCAGCAATTCGAGGACGGGCTCGCGAACATCGCTATACCCTCATGGTGGGCCGCACCCACGGCATTCATGCAGAGCCAATTACGTTTGGGTTTAAGTTGGCGGGCTGGCTGGCGGAATGTTTGCGCCATCGCGATCGCCTCAGCCGCTTGCGGCAGTCTGTCGCGATCGGAAAAATCTCGGGTGCTGTGGGTACTTATGCCAATGTTTCTCCAAAAATTGAGCAACTCACCTGCGAACGTTTGGGTTTGCGTCCCGACCTAGCTTCGACACAAGTGATTTCCCGCGACCTGCATGCTGAATACGTGCAAACTTTAGCCACGATCGGTGCATCTATCGAGCGGTTTGCGGTCGAAATTCGCAATCTGCAGCGAACGGATGTGTTGGAAGTTGAGGAATTTTTTGCCAAGGGGCAAAAGGGCTCTTCGGCCATGCCCCACAAGCGCAATCCGATTAAATCGGAGCAATTGACCGGTTTAGCTCGATTATTGCGGGGCTATGCGGTCTCTGCTGTGGAGAATATGGCCTTGTGGCACGAGCGGGATATTTCCCACAGTTCGGTGGAACGAACGATCCTGCCGGACTCGTCAATTTTATGCCATTACATGCTGGTAAAATTTACAAGTTTGATGGCGAACCTGCAGGTTCACGCCGACAATATGCTGCGCAACCTCAATGTCTATGGCGGTGCGATTTTCAGCCAGCAGGTGTTATTGGCTTTAGTTCAAAAGGGACTGACCCGCGAGGCAGCTTACGCGATCGTACAGCGCAATGCCCATACGGCCTGGAATCAGCCTGACGGGGACTTCAAGGCGAATGTGTTTGCGGATGAAGAAGTGACCGAGCATCTCTCCGCTGAGGAAATTGGCGCCTGCTTCGACGCCAAGCGCCATCTGAAGCATTTGGATACCGTGTTCGATCGCCTCGGTATCTAG
- a CDS encoding zinc metallopeptidase — MAWAQANVRGTYERYAEQASSLGMTGAQVARTILAKMGVSDVKVESVAGQLTDHYDPSAKAVRLSEGIYNSSSLSAAAIAAHECGHVLQDVEGYQFMNFRASMVPAANLGSQFGPMLVLGGFFLNIAGLINVGIVLFAAALLFHVVTLPVEFDASSRALKLVDRLGILQGEENKGARAVLNAAAWTYVATAVYAGLQLLQYIIIARGRD; from the coding sequence ATGGCATGGGCCCAAGCCAATGTGCGCGGCACCTACGAGCGCTATGCCGAGCAGGCATCTAGCTTGGGCATGACTGGCGCACAAGTGGCACGGACGATCCTGGCGAAAATGGGCGTCAGCGATGTCAAAGTAGAGTCTGTCGCGGGACAACTCACCGACCACTACGATCCGTCGGCTAAGGCCGTCCGCCTCTCCGAAGGAATCTACAATTCCAGTTCGCTCTCTGCAGCGGCGATCGCCGCCCACGAATGCGGCCACGTTCTCCAAGATGTAGAGGGCTATCAGTTCATGAACTTTCGGGCCTCGATGGTGCCTGCCGCCAACTTAGGCTCTCAATTCGGTCCGATGTTGGTGTTGGGGGGCTTCTTCCTCAATATCGCCGGACTGATTAACGTCGGTATCGTCCTCTTCGCGGCGGCACTGCTGTTCCACGTTGTCACCTTGCCCGTCGAATTCGATGCCTCCAGCCGCGCCCTCAAACTGGTGGACCGCCTGGGAATTTTGCAAGGGGAAGAAAACAAAGGGGCGCGGGCAGTTCTCAATGCCGCCGCTTGGACCTATGTGGCAACGGCAGTATACGCGGGCCTGCAACTGCTGCAGTACATCATCATCGCTCGCGGACGCGACTGA
- a CDS encoding ISL3 family transposase codes for MLATACQKLLTETLDLPGSRVTGYQTLEGIGIFLELESESRQAICPHCGQTSRRLHQNHRYLVRDLPMSGQSVYLRINRRQFKRKNCGKPFSEVLEHVDKNRTYTKRLARAIIGQVLDSDIRSVAERNDLSDDEIQTILNELGEQLIQEVPEGLKRLGIDEISLVKGQGNYCAVLVDLDLRKPLMLLESRRQEELRQVFTGWGEEVLSRIVEASIDLWRPYRDLVEEMMPNATVVADRFHIMKIVNEELDKERRKEKKAAGKIESKAEREEKLEAINKTKYVLLKNEENLNSEQHEKLLNLAKEVPVLGKMHELKEEFRSVFDDFDNWLDGSYKLIFWLKKSKEYFPESYGTIVRWCGEICGYFDQKTSSGIVEGINNKLKLIKRLGYGFRNFENFKTRALLCWYFASKIA; via the coding sequence ATGCTCGCCACAGCCTGTCAAAAACTACTCACAGAGACATTGGATCTGCCTGGGTCTCGGGTCACAGGATATCAAACTCTTGAAGGTATCGGCATCTTCTTGGAACTAGAGTCAGAAAGTCGACAAGCCATTTGTCCTCATTGCGGTCAGACGAGTCGAAGACTGCACCAAAATCACCGGTACTTAGTTAGAGACTTGCCAATGAGTGGACAATCTGTTTATCTACGAATCAATCGCCGTCAATTTAAGCGTAAGAATTGTGGAAAGCCATTCAGTGAAGTGCTAGAGCATGTTGACAAGAATAGAACTTATACAAAGCGCTTAGCCAGAGCAATCATTGGTCAGGTTTTGGATAGTGATATCCGGAGTGTGGCAGAACGCAACGATCTAAGTGATGATGAGATCCAAACAATTCTCAATGAATTGGGCGAGCAATTAATTCAAGAAGTACCAGAAGGATTAAAGAGGTTAGGAATCGATGAGATTTCATTAGTCAAAGGACAGGGTAACTATTGTGCTGTCTTAGTGGACCTAGATCTTAGGAAGCCACTCATGTTGCTAGAGTCACGTCGTCAAGAGGAATTGCGTCAAGTCTTTACTGGATGGGGAGAAGAGGTGTTGAGTAGAATTGTGGAAGCCAGTATCGATCTGTGGAGGCCATACCGGGATCTAGTTGAAGAAATGATGCCAAATGCGACAGTGGTGGCAGATAGGTTTCATATAATGAAGATAGTCAACGAAGAGCTAGACAAAGAGAGAAGAAAAGAGAAGAAAGCTGCGGGAAAGATTGAGAGCAAAGCAGAAAGGGAGGAAAAGCTAGAAGCAATCAATAAAACAAAATATGTTTTATTAAAGAATGAAGAGAATTTAAATTCAGAGCAGCATGAAAAGTTGTTGAATCTAGCGAAAGAAGTACCTGTTTTAGGAAAAATGCATGAACTTAAAGAGGAGTTTAGAAGCGTTTTTGATGACTTTGATAATTGGTTGGATGGCTCATATAAGCTAATCTTTTGGCTAAAGAAATCAAAGGAATATTTTCCTGAAAGTTATGGGACGATTGTGAGATGGTGTGGAGAGATCTGTGGTTACTTTGACCAGAAAACAAGCAGCGGTATAGTTGAAGGAATCAACAACAAGCTTAAACTGATTAAGAGATTGGGCTATGGCTTTAGAAACTTTGAAAACTTCAAAACCAGAGCTCTGCTTTGTTGGTACTTTGCGTCAAAAATAGCATAG